The following coding sequences are from one Bos mutus isolate GX-2022 chromosome 22, NWIPB_WYAK_1.1, whole genome shotgun sequence window:
- the NXF1 gene encoding nuclear RNA export factor 1: MADEGKSYNEHDDRVSFPQRRKKGRGPFRWKSGEGNRRSGRGGSSVRSSRLEDDDRDVAMSDVQDAPRVRYTPYAARPNRRGDNWNERTRIHVTLPLRRDRSAAERGGAGTSQDGTSKNWFKITIPYGRKYDKSWLLNVIQSKCSVPFTPIEFHYENTRAQFFVEDASTASALKAVNYKILDRENRRISIIINSSSPPHSVQNELKPEQVEQLKLIMSKRYDGSQQALDLKGLRSDPDLVAQNIDVVLNRRSCMAATLRIIEENIPELLSLNLSNNKLYRLDDLSSIVQKAPNLKILNLSGNELKSERELDKIKGLKLEELWLDGNTLCDTFRDQSTYISAVRERFPKLLRLDGHELPPPIAFDVEAPTTLPPCKGSYFGTETLKNLVLHFLQQYYAVYDSGDRQRLLDAYHDGACCSLSIPFTPQNPARSNLAEYFKDSRNVKKLKDPTLRFRLLKHTRLNVVAFLNELPKTQHDINSFVVDISAQTSTLLCFSVNGVFKEVDGKSRDSLRAFTRTFVAVPASNSGLCIVNDELFVRNASADEIQRAFAMPAPTPSSSPVPTLSPEQQEMLQAFSTQSGMNLEWSQKCLQDNNWDYTRSAQAFTHLKAKGEIPEVAFMK; encoded by the exons ATGGCGGACGAGGGGAAGTCATACAACG AGCACGATGATCGAGTTAGTTTCcctcaaagaagaaagaaaggccgAGGCCCTTTCCGGTGGAAGTCCGGCGAGGGGAACCGGAGGTCTGGAAGAGGGGGCTCCAGCGTTCGGTCCTCCCGCCTGGAGGACGACGACAGAGACGTAGCGATGAGTGATGTCCAGGATGCTCCCCGAGTACGATA CACCCCCTACGCTGCACGACCCAACCGTCGGGGTGATAACTGGAACGAGCGGACTCGAATTCATGTTACTCTGCCCCTGCGGAGAGATCGGTCTGCTgcagagaggggaggggctggcacCAGCCAGGACGGGACGTCCAAGAACTGGTTTAAGATTACA ATCCCTTACGGCAGGAAATACGACAAGTCATGGCTCCTGAATGTGATTCAGAGCAAGTGCAGTGTCCCTTTTACTCCCATTGAG TTTCACTATGAAAACACACGGGCCCAGTTTTTTGTGGAGGACGCCAGTACGGCCTCTGCTCTGAAGGCTGTTAACTATAAGATTTTGGATCGGGAGAACCGCAGG ATATCTATCATCATCAACTCCTCTTCTCCACCCCATTCTGTGCAGAATGAACTAAAGCCAGAACAAGTAGAGCAGCTAAAG CTGATCATGAGCAAACGATATGATGGCTCCCAGCAAGCACTTGACCTCAAGGGCCTCCGTTCAGACCCAG ATTTAGTGGCTCAGAACATTGACGTTGTCCTGAACCGTAGAAGCTGCATGGCAGCCACCCTGCGAATCATCGAAGAGAACATCCCTGAG CTATTGTCCTTGAACTTGAGCAACAACAAGCTCTACCGGCTGGATGACTTGTCCAGCATTGTGCAGAAAGCACCCAATCTAAAGATCCTAAATCTCTCTGGAAATGAG CTGAAGTCTGAGCGGGAGTTGGACAAGATCAAAGGGCTGAAGCTGGAAGAGCTCTGGCTTGACGGAAACACCCTGTGCGACACCTTCCGAGACCAGTCCACTTACATCAG CGCCGTTCGAGAGCGATTTCCAAAACTATTGCGACTG GATGGCCATGAGTTACCCCCACCAATTGCCTTTGATGTTGAAGCCCCCACAACGTTACCACCTTGCAAG GGAAGCTACTTTGGAACAGAGACCCTGAAGAATCTGGTCCTGCACTTCTTGCAGCA GTACTATGCGGTTTATGACTCGGGAGACCGGCAGCGGCTCCTGGATGCCTACCATGATGGAGCCTGCTGCTCGCTGAGCATTCCTTTCACCCCCCAGAACCCTGCCCG AAGCAACTTGGCCGAGTACTTCAAGGATAGCAGGAATGTGAAGAAGCTTAAAGACCCTA CCCTGCGGTTCCGACTGCTGAAGCACACACGTCTCAACGTGGTGGCCTTCCTCAATGAGTTGCCCAAAACTCAGCATGACATCAATTCCTTTGTGGTAGACATAAGTGCACAGACA AGCACATTGCTGTGTTTCTCTGTCAACGGAGTCTTCAAAGAAG TGGATGGAAAGTCTCGGGACTCCTTGCGAGCCTTTACCCGGACGTTCGTCGCTGTTCCTGCCAGCAATTCAGG GTTGTGCATCGTCAACGATGAGCTGTTTGTGCGGAATGCCAGTGCTGATGAGATCCAGAGAGCCTTTGCCATGCCTGcacccacaccctcctccagcccagtgcccaccctctccccagaGCAGCAGGAAATGCTGCAGGCTTTCTCTACCCAGTCTGGCATGAACCTTGAGTGGTCCCAGAA GTGCCTCCAGGACAACAACTGGGACTACACCAGGTCTGCCCAGGCCTTTACTCACCTCAAG GCCAAGGGTGAGATCCCAGAAGTGGCATTCATGAAGTGA
- the TMEM223 gene encoding transmembrane protein 223: MAAPGRRWSVLLFRALQSLSARRALHDTAPPRDVLLFEHERGRFFAVLGLFCAGQGVFWASLAVASLARPPTPVRPTDAKTPDHGRLDLRSTLWRYGLAVGCGAIGSLVLGAGLLFSLRSVRSVMLRAGGKQVTLTTHAPFGWGAHFTVPLNQVSCMAHRGEVPAMLPLKVKGRRFYFLLDKAGHFPNTKLFDNTVGAYRSL; this comes from the exons ATGGCGGCGCCCGGGCGGAGGTGGTCTGTGCTGCTGTTCCGAgcgctgcagtcactgtccgcgcGCCGGGCCCTGCATGACACGGCTCCGCCACGGGATGTGCTGCTCTTCGAGCACGAACGGGGCCGCTTCTTCGCCGTCCTCGGGCTGTTCTGCGCTGGCCAGGGcgtcttctgggcttccctggccgTTGCCTCCTTGGCCCGTCCCCCAACCCCGGTTCGTCCAACAGACGCCAAGACCCCAGACCATGGCCGCTTGGACCTGCGCTCTACACTCTGGCGCTACGGCCTTGCCGTCGGCTGCGGCGCCATCG GTTCCCTGGTACTTGGTGCTGGTCTTCTCTTTTCCCTCCGCTCTGTGCGCTCAGTGATGCTACGGGCTGGAGGGAAGCAAGTGACCCTCACCACTCATGCCCCCTTTGGTTGGGGTGCCCATTTTACGGTTCCCTTAAACCAGGTATCTTGCATGGCCCACCGAGGAGAAGTCCCTGCCATGTTGCCTCTGAAAGTCAAAGGCCGACGCTTCTACTTCCTGTTGGACAAAGCTGGACATTTCCCCAACACGAAACTTTTTGACAACACTGTGGGTGCCTACCGTAGCTTGTGA
- the TMEM179B gene encoding transmembrane protein 179B isoform X3 has protein sequence MALPWLQRVELAFFATAFLCGAVAAAALTRTQVCGCGTGPAVRGPIGLRFALATSAIAIFLVLVCACILRFGTSSLCKSIISLNMTSCSDAQKTSWIPPGTAVQFYSNLHNAETSSWVNLVLWCLVLVLQVVQWKSEANPSRPLQRGDPEWSSETDGLVGPRLSHS, from the exons ATGGCGCTGCCCTGGTTGCAGCGCGTCGAACTCGCGTTCTTCGCTACCGCCTTCTTATGCGGAGCCGTGGCGGCCGCGGCGCTGACCCGGACCCAGGTGTGCGGTTGCGGTACGGGGCCGGCCGTCAG AGGCCCTATCGGGCTCCGCTTTGCACTGGCCACCTCAGCCATAGCCATCTTCCTGGTCTTAGTGTGTGCCTGTATCCTTCGATTTGGCACGAGTTCCCTGTGCAAATCCATCATCTCCCTGAACATGACTAG CTGCTCTGATGCCCAGAAAACTTCATGGATACCCCCTGGAACCGCTGTGCAGTTTTACTCCAACCTACATAATGCTGAA ACTTCTTCTTGGGTGAATCTGGTATTGTGGTGTTTGGTCTTGGTGCTCCAGGTTGTGCAGTGGAAGTCTGAAGCCAACCCATCCCGGCCTCTGCAGAGGGGGGACCCTGAGTGGAGCTCTGAGACAGATGGTCTTGTTGGGCCACGCCTTTCCCATTCCTGA
- the TMEM179B gene encoding transmembrane protein 179B isoform X2 → MALPWLQRVELAFFATAFLCGAVAAAALTRTQGSFRGSCPLYGVAALNGSSLVLSRPTAPSLCSFVAGASGLLALYCLLLLFFWVYTSCIEGSHSCSDAQKTSWIPPGTAVQFYSNLHNAETSSWVNLVLWCLVLVLQVVQWKSEANPSRPLQRGDPEWSSETDGLVGPRLSHS, encoded by the exons ATGGCGCTGCCCTGGTTGCAGCGCGTCGAACTCGCGTTCTTCGCTACCGCCTTCTTATGCGGAGCCGTGGCGGCCGCGGCGCTGACCCGGACCCAG GGCTCCTTCAGGGGCAGCTGTCCTCTGTATGGCGTGGCCGCCCTGAACGGCTCCTCTCTGGTCTTGTCCCGACCCACGGCCCCATCCCTCTGCTCCTTTGTGGCGGGGGCCTCGGGCCTCCTGGCCCTCTACTGTCTGCTGCTTCTGTTCTTCTGGGTCTACACCAGCTGCATCGAGGGCTCCCACAG CTGCTCTGATGCCCAGAAAACTTCATGGATACCCCCTGGAACCGCTGTGCAGTTTTACTCCAACCTACATAATGCTGAA ACTTCTTCTTGGGTGAATCTGGTATTGTGGTGTTTGGTCTTGGTGCTCCAGGTTGTGCAGTGGAAGTCTGAAGCCAACCCATCCCGGCCTCTGCAGAGGGGGGACCCTGAGTGGAGCTCTGAGACAGATGGTCTTGTTGGGCCACGCCTTTCCCATTCCTGA
- the TMEM179B gene encoding transmembrane protein 179B isoform X1: MALPWLQRVELAFFATAFLCGAVAAAALTRTQGSFRGSCPLYGVAALNGSSLVLSRPTAPSLCSFVAGASGLLALYCLLLLFFWVYTSCIEGSHRGPIGLRFALATSAIAIFLVLVCACILRFGTSSLCKSIISLNMTSCSDAQKTSWIPPGTAVQFYSNLHNAETSSWVNLVLWCLVLVLQVVQWKSEANPSRPLQRGDPEWSSETDGLVGPRLSHS, translated from the exons ATGGCGCTGCCCTGGTTGCAGCGCGTCGAACTCGCGTTCTTCGCTACCGCCTTCTTATGCGGAGCCGTGGCGGCCGCGGCGCTGACCCGGACCCAG GGCTCCTTCAGGGGCAGCTGTCCTCTGTATGGCGTGGCCGCCCTGAACGGCTCCTCTCTGGTCTTGTCCCGACCCACGGCCCCATCCCTCTGCTCCTTTGTGGCGGGGGCCTCGGGCCTCCTGGCCCTCTACTGTCTGCTGCTTCTGTTCTTCTGGGTCTACACCAGCTGCATCGAGGGCTCCCACAG AGGCCCTATCGGGCTCCGCTTTGCACTGGCCACCTCAGCCATAGCCATCTTCCTGGTCTTAGTGTGTGCCTGTATCCTTCGATTTGGCACGAGTTCCCTGTGCAAATCCATCATCTCCCTGAACATGACTAG CTGCTCTGATGCCCAGAAAACTTCATGGATACCCCCTGGAACCGCTGTGCAGTTTTACTCCAACCTACATAATGCTGAA ACTTCTTCTTGGGTGAATCTGGTATTGTGGTGTTTGGTCTTGGTGCTCCAGGTTGTGCAGTGGAAGTCTGAAGCCAACCCATCCCGGCCTCTGCAGAGGGGGGACCCTGAGTGGAGCTCTGAGACAGATGGTCTTGTTGGGCCACGCCTTTCCCATTCCTGA
- the TAF6L gene encoding TAF6-like RNA polymerase II p300/CBP-associated factor-associated factor 65 kDa subunit 6L isoform X1 produces MQSSIGAMSEREERRFVEIPRESVRLMAESTGLELSDEVAALLAEDVCYRLREATQNSSQFMKHTKRRKLTVEDFNRALRWSSVEAVCGYGSQEVLPLRPAREGDLYFPEDREVNLVELALATNIPKGCAETALRVHVSYLDGKGNLAPQGSVPSAVSSLTDDLLKYYQQVTRAVLGDDPQLMKIALHDLQTNSKIAALLPYFVYVVSGVKSVSHDLEQLHRLLQVARSLVRNPHLCLVPYVRSLVGSVLYCVLEPLAASINPLNDHWTLRDGAALLLSHIFWTYGDLVNGLYQQILLSLQKVLADPVRPLCSHYGAVVGLHALGWKAVERVLYPHLSTYWTNLQAVLDDYSVSNAQVKADGHKVYGAILVAVERLLKMKAQAAEPNKGGPGSRGCQRSDDLPWDSLLLQESPSGGSAEPGFGSGLPMALGGVGPEDPSPSVTLADIYRELYAFFGDSLATRFGTGQPAPTAPRPPGDKKEPATAPDSVRKMPQLTANAMVSPQGDESPRGGGPPSASAPAASESRPLPRVHRARGAPRQQGPGTGTRDVFQKSRFALRGAPYFRFIIAGRQAGRRCRGRLFQTAFPAPYGPSPASRYVQKLPMIGRTSRPARRWALSDYSLYLPL; encoded by the exons ATGCAAAG ctccatcGGGGCCATGTCGGAGCGAGAAGAGCGGCGCTTCGTGGAGATCCCTCGGGAGTCCGTCCGGCTCATGGCAGAGAGCACAGGCCTGGAGCTGAGCGATGAGGTGGCGGCCCTGCTCGCAGAGGACGTGTGCTACCGACTCAGAGAGGCCACCCAG AATAGCTCTCAATTCATGAAACACACCAAACGGCGGAAGCTGACCGTCGAGGATTTCAACAGGGCGCTCCGATGGAGCAGTGTGGAG GCCGTGTGCGGTTATGGATCTCAGGAGGTGCTGCCCCTGCGCCCAGCCAGGGAGGGTGACCTCTACTTCCCCGAGGACCGAGAGGTGAACCTGGTGGAGCTGGCCCTGGCCACCAACATCCCCAAAGGCTGTGCTGAGACGGCCCTGAGAG TTCACGTCTCCTACCTAGACGGCAAAGGGAACTTGGCCCCTCAAGGATCAG TGCCTAGTGCTGTGTCTTCACTGACTGATGACCTTCTCAAGTACTACCAGCAAGTGACTCGGGCTGTGCTGGGGGATGATCCACAGCTGATGAAA ATTGCTCTCCACGACCTGCAGACCAACTCCAAGATCGCAGCGCTCCTGCCATACTTTGTGTACGTGGTCAGCGGG GTGAAATCTGTAAGCCACGACCTGGAGCAGCTGCACCGGCTCTTGCAAGTGGCGCGGAGTCTGGTTCGGAACCCACACCTCTGCCTGGTACCCTATGTCCGCTCCCTGGTGGGCAGCGTCCTCTACTGTGTCCTGGAGCCACTGGCTGCCTCCATCAACCCGCTGAATGACCACTGGACGCTGCGGGATGGCGCTGCCCTCCTACTGAGCCACATCTTCTG GACTTATGGGGACCTTGTAAATGGCCTCTATCAGCAGATCCTGCTCTCCCTGCAGAAAGTCTTGGCGGATCCTGTGAGGCCTCTCTGCTCTCACTACGGGGCTGTGGTGGGCCTGCATGCTCTTGGCTGGAAG GCAGTAGAGAGAGTCTTGTACCCACATCTGTCCACTTACTGGACAAATCTGCAGGCTGTGCTCGACGATTATTCAGTATCGAATGCCCAGGTTAAAGCAGATGGGCACAAAGTCTATGGAGCCATTCTG GTGGCCGTAGAGCGACTCCTGAAGATGAAGGCCCAGGCAGCAGAGCCTAACAAGGGTGGGCCAGGCAGCAGGGGGTGCCAGCGCTCTGACGACCTGCCCTGGGACAGCCTTCTCCTGCAGGAGTCTCCCTCCGGGGGCAGCGCAGAGCCAGGTTTTGGGTCTGGTCTCCCAATGGCTCTTGGAGGCGTGGGGCCAGAGGATCCTTCCCCTTCGGTGACCCTGGCGGACATCTACCGGGAGCTCTACGCCTTCTTCGGTGACAGCTTGGCCACTCGCTTTGGCACGGGTCAACCAGCGCCCACGGCCCCGCGGCCGCCCGGGGACAAGAAGGAACCGGCGACCGCCCCGGACTCGGTGCGGAAGATGCCGCAGCTGACAGCCAACGCCATGGTCAGCCCGCAGGGCGACGAGAGCCCCCGGGGCGGCGGCCCCCCGTCAGCCTCTGCGCCCGCTGCCTCTGAGAGCAGGCCGCTGCCCCGCGTGCACCGGGCGCGGGGAGCACCTCGGCAGCAGGGCCCAGGCACCGGCACCCGCGACGTCTTCCAGAAGAGCCGTTTCGCCCTGCGCGGTGCCCCTTACTTCCGTTTCATCATCGCTGGGCGACAAGCAGGGAGGCGATGCCGCGGGCGCCTCTTCCAGACAGCCTTCCCCGCGCCGTACGGGCCCAGCCCGGCCTCCCGTTACGTGCAGAAGCTGCCCATGATCGGCCGCACCAGCCGTCCGGCCCGCCGCTGGGCGCTCTCGGACTACTCGCTGTACCTGCCGCTTTGA
- the TAF6L gene encoding TAF6-like RNA polymerase II p300/CBP-associated factor-associated factor 65 kDa subunit 6L isoform X2, producing the protein MSEREERRFVEIPRESVRLMAESTGLELSDEVAALLAEDVCYRLREATQNSSQFMKHTKRRKLTVEDFNRALRWSSVEAVCGYGSQEVLPLRPAREGDLYFPEDREVNLVELALATNIPKGCAETALRVHVSYLDGKGNLAPQGSVPSAVSSLTDDLLKYYQQVTRAVLGDDPQLMKIALHDLQTNSKIAALLPYFVYVVSGVKSVSHDLEQLHRLLQVARSLVRNPHLCLVPYVRSLVGSVLYCVLEPLAASINPLNDHWTLRDGAALLLSHIFWTYGDLVNGLYQQILLSLQKVLADPVRPLCSHYGAVVGLHALGWKAVERVLYPHLSTYWTNLQAVLDDYSVSNAQVKADGHKVYGAILVAVERLLKMKAQAAEPNKGGPGSRGCQRSDDLPWDSLLLQESPSGGSAEPGFGSGLPMALGGVGPEDPSPSVTLADIYRELYAFFGDSLATRFGTGQPAPTAPRPPGDKKEPATAPDSVRKMPQLTANAMVSPQGDESPRGGGPPSASAPAASESRPLPRVHRARGAPRQQGPGTGTRDVFQKSRFALRGAPYFRFIIAGRQAGRRCRGRLFQTAFPAPYGPSPASRYVQKLPMIGRTSRPARRWALSDYSLYLPL; encoded by the exons ATGTCGGAGCGAGAAGAGCGGCGCTTCGTGGAGATCCCTCGGGAGTCCGTCCGGCTCATGGCAGAGAGCACAGGCCTGGAGCTGAGCGATGAGGTGGCGGCCCTGCTCGCAGAGGACGTGTGCTACCGACTCAGAGAGGCCACCCAG AATAGCTCTCAATTCATGAAACACACCAAACGGCGGAAGCTGACCGTCGAGGATTTCAACAGGGCGCTCCGATGGAGCAGTGTGGAG GCCGTGTGCGGTTATGGATCTCAGGAGGTGCTGCCCCTGCGCCCAGCCAGGGAGGGTGACCTCTACTTCCCCGAGGACCGAGAGGTGAACCTGGTGGAGCTGGCCCTGGCCACCAACATCCCCAAAGGCTGTGCTGAGACGGCCCTGAGAG TTCACGTCTCCTACCTAGACGGCAAAGGGAACTTGGCCCCTCAAGGATCAG TGCCTAGTGCTGTGTCTTCACTGACTGATGACCTTCTCAAGTACTACCAGCAAGTGACTCGGGCTGTGCTGGGGGATGATCCACAGCTGATGAAA ATTGCTCTCCACGACCTGCAGACCAACTCCAAGATCGCAGCGCTCCTGCCATACTTTGTGTACGTGGTCAGCGGG GTGAAATCTGTAAGCCACGACCTGGAGCAGCTGCACCGGCTCTTGCAAGTGGCGCGGAGTCTGGTTCGGAACCCACACCTCTGCCTGGTACCCTATGTCCGCTCCCTGGTGGGCAGCGTCCTCTACTGTGTCCTGGAGCCACTGGCTGCCTCCATCAACCCGCTGAATGACCACTGGACGCTGCGGGATGGCGCTGCCCTCCTACTGAGCCACATCTTCTG GACTTATGGGGACCTTGTAAATGGCCTCTATCAGCAGATCCTGCTCTCCCTGCAGAAAGTCTTGGCGGATCCTGTGAGGCCTCTCTGCTCTCACTACGGGGCTGTGGTGGGCCTGCATGCTCTTGGCTGGAAG GCAGTAGAGAGAGTCTTGTACCCACATCTGTCCACTTACTGGACAAATCTGCAGGCTGTGCTCGACGATTATTCAGTATCGAATGCCCAGGTTAAAGCAGATGGGCACAAAGTCTATGGAGCCATTCTG GTGGCCGTAGAGCGACTCCTGAAGATGAAGGCCCAGGCAGCAGAGCCTAACAAGGGTGGGCCAGGCAGCAGGGGGTGCCAGCGCTCTGACGACCTGCCCTGGGACAGCCTTCTCCTGCAGGAGTCTCCCTCCGGGGGCAGCGCAGAGCCAGGTTTTGGGTCTGGTCTCCCAATGGCTCTTGGAGGCGTGGGGCCAGAGGATCCTTCCCCTTCGGTGACCCTGGCGGACATCTACCGGGAGCTCTACGCCTTCTTCGGTGACAGCTTGGCCACTCGCTTTGGCACGGGTCAACCAGCGCCCACGGCCCCGCGGCCGCCCGGGGACAAGAAGGAACCGGCGACCGCCCCGGACTCGGTGCGGAAGATGCCGCAGCTGACAGCCAACGCCATGGTCAGCCCGCAGGGCGACGAGAGCCCCCGGGGCGGCGGCCCCCCGTCAGCCTCTGCGCCCGCTGCCTCTGAGAGCAGGCCGCTGCCCCGCGTGCACCGGGCGCGGGGAGCACCTCGGCAGCAGGGCCCAGGCACCGGCACCCGCGACGTCTTCCAGAAGAGCCGTTTCGCCCTGCGCGGTGCCCCTTACTTCCGTTTCATCATCGCTGGGCGACAAGCAGGGAGGCGATGCCGCGGGCGCCTCTTCCAGACAGCCTTCCCCGCGCCGTACGGGCCCAGCCCGGCCTCCCGTTACGTGCAGAAGCTGCCCATGATCGGCCGCACCAGCCGTCCGGCCCGCCGCTGGGCGCTCTCGGACTACTCGCTGTACCTGCCGCTTTGA